A stretch of the Photobacterium sp. CCB-ST2H9 genome encodes the following:
- the fdhD gene encoding formate dehydrogenase accessory sulfurtransferase FdhD translates to MNDPEKKAYDISDVNAAPPSPDTFTYIELLDDDQATITDHAVLASETALSISYNGISQAVMMVTPGNIEDFVKGFSLSNDIVSSVGEIYDITLTAGCDSHHAEVEISNRAFWSLKNHRRQLAGTSGCGICGVEAIEQALPPLTPLTPVPPPKASLLHNLRSRISEVQEVARSSGALHAALYVDATGNIQLCREDIGRHNALDKLIGAMAAARINPKSGFAVITSRCSLELIQKAVRAKIGTLVSLSAPTAMTVRWARHNNLNLIHLPHRSAPRLYSGKKA, encoded by the coding sequence ATGAATGACCCTGAAAAAAAAGCGTATGACATTTCAGATGTGAATGCGGCCCCGCCTTCACCTGACACATTTACTTATATTGAGCTGCTCGATGATGATCAGGCAACCATTACAGACCATGCCGTCTTAGCCAGCGAAACGGCGTTGTCGATCAGCTATAACGGCATCAGTCAGGCCGTAATGATGGTCACCCCAGGAAACATTGAAGATTTCGTCAAAGGATTCAGCCTGAGCAACGACATTGTCAGCTCAGTCGGAGAAATTTACGACATTACCCTGACTGCCGGGTGCGATTCGCATCATGCGGAAGTTGAGATTTCCAACCGGGCTTTCTGGTCGCTGAAAAATCACCGTCGTCAGCTGGCAGGTACCAGTGGTTGCGGGATATGTGGTGTGGAAGCGATTGAACAGGCACTGCCGCCTTTAACACCGCTCACACCGGTGCCGCCCCCCAAAGCCAGCCTGCTGCACAATCTGCGGTCGCGGATCAGTGAAGTGCAGGAAGTCGCCCGCAGCAGTGGCGCGCTGCACGCCGCGTTATATGTCGATGCCACAGGCAACATTCAGCTCTGCCGGGAAGACATCGGCCGTCATAACGCGCTGGACAAACTGATTGGTGCGATGGCTGCTGCCCGCATCAACCCGAAATCCGGCTTCGCCGTGATCACCAGCCGGTGCAGCCTGGAGCTTATCCAGAAGGCCGTCCGTGCCAAAATCGGCACACTCGTCAGCCTCTCCGCCCCTACGGCAATGACCGTCCGCTGGGCGCGGCACAACAACCTGAATCTCATCCATTTACCGCACCGGAGTGCGCCGAGGTTGTATAGCGGGAAGAAAGCATAA
- a CDS encoding DUF4105 domain-containing protein produces MSKSHEVQNTSSTFATLLHVSDEQLNIQDPGFYFSSNPTDIEAEIDANIAQLTQPEHAQDYICRFPARAQLLADSYSYIPQPDFSPCGELQTYLDAVSANSISLVYASENLLSPSSFMGHAFIKLSENTQDPGHAVSFFTEVAGFNLPKIMFDSLVVGKEGYFMVSPYRESLEHYKGIEGRNVYEYQLNLSEKDKQLIKLHLWELKDTKIDYYFHDQNCASITLNLIAISNPDLMAHRRDWLSPLDLIQLANQSQMIEQASITPSLNWRLRAYGASQTDAVKQSLVKQLSAGALEKNAIDEDSPVEQQFLTWEFSSALNQYLLETEEISEASYTDNARALARYDDQFESLAVDLSDFKNPLKRQKDAQWQIGTRWDQQNDPELTAIWLPASHTLKDDNRNAFSESSLELMKISVSASRDALRLDNFTLYAINSYIPYDPLFGGWSGKFSVQWDRGTDFAERDNKRLFVSGGLGLSHTVNNAVQVYATVDTELSASSDKVWGAFAIDTGLFSYFRQDVKISLSANTVWNQYADSNFKHKASATLTYLGLEDTAIDLGAQYADMAELHETQFNVMFRRYY; encoded by the coding sequence GTGTCAAAGTCACATGAGGTTCAGAACACCTCCTCAACTTTTGCCACGCTCCTGCATGTCAGTGACGAGCAACTGAATATTCAGGATCCCGGGTTTTATTTCTCATCCAACCCGACGGATATTGAGGCCGAGATCGATGCAAATATCGCTCAGCTGACACAGCCGGAACACGCACAAGATTATATTTGCCGTTTTCCGGCACGGGCGCAGTTGCTGGCCGACAGTTACTCGTATATCCCACAGCCGGATTTTTCTCCATGTGGTGAATTACAAACCTATCTTGATGCCGTTTCCGCAAATTCAATCAGCCTGGTCTACGCTTCAGAAAACCTGCTGAGTCCGAGCAGCTTTATGGGGCACGCTTTTATCAAGCTTAGCGAGAACACGCAGGACCCGGGCCATGCCGTCTCTTTCTTTACGGAAGTTGCCGGATTTAATCTGCCCAAGATCATGTTCGATTCCCTTGTCGTCGGAAAAGAAGGTTATTTCATGGTCTCCCCTTACCGGGAAAGTCTGGAGCACTATAAAGGCATTGAAGGCAGGAATGTCTACGAGTACCAGCTCAATCTGTCTGAAAAAGACAAACAACTCATTAAGCTGCACTTGTGGGAACTGAAAGACACCAAAATTGATTACTACTTCCACGACCAGAATTGTGCGTCGATCACGCTGAATCTGATTGCTATCAGCAATCCTGATTTGATGGCACATCGCCGGGACTGGCTGAGCCCGCTGGATTTAATTCAGCTCGCGAACCAGAGCCAGATGATCGAACAAGCCAGCATTACCCCTTCCCTGAACTGGCGGCTGCGCGCCTATGGTGCCTCTCAGACCGATGCGGTAAAGCAATCGCTCGTGAAACAATTAAGCGCCGGTGCGCTGGAAAAAAACGCCATCGACGAAGACAGCCCGGTCGAGCAGCAATTTCTGACCTGGGAATTCTCCAGCGCGCTGAATCAGTATCTGCTGGAAACCGAAGAAATTTCTGAGGCATCTTATACCGACAATGCCCGAGCGCTGGCCCGCTATGATGACCAGTTCGAATCCCTGGCCGTTGACCTGAGTGACTTTAAAAACCCACTCAAGCGTCAAAAAGATGCTCAGTGGCAAATCGGAACCCGCTGGGATCAACAGAATGATCCGGAACTGACGGCCATCTGGTTACCGGCATCACACACGCTCAAAGATGACAACCGGAATGCTTTCAGTGAATCCTCGCTGGAACTGATGAAAATCTCCGTCAGCGCCAGCCGGGATGCGCTCCGTCTGGATAATTTCACCTTATACGCCATCAACAGCTATATCCCTTATGACCCCTTGTTCGGCGGATGGTCCGGCAAATTCTCCGTACAGTGGGACAGAGGAACCGACTTTGCCGAACGGGATAACAAGCGATTGTTTGTGTCCGGCGGTCTCGGCCTGAGCCATACGGTCAATAACGCCGTTCAGGTCTATGCCACGGTTGATACGGAGCTTTCGGCCAGTTCAGACAAAGTCTGGGGTGCCTTTGCCATAGACACCGGTCTGTTCAGCTATTTCAGGCAAGATGTGAAAATCTCGCTTTCAGCCAATACCGTCTGGAACCAGTACGCAGACAGCAATTTTAAGCATAAGGCCTCGGCGACCCTGACTTATCTGGGTCTTGAAGACACCGCTATCGATCTGGGTGCCCAGTATGCCGATATGGCGGAACTGCACGAAACTCAGTTCAATGTCATGTTCCGCCGGTATTACTGA
- the moaB gene encoding molybdenum cofactor biosynthesis protein B, translated as MGKTDSSFMPVSVAVLTVSDHRDARNDTSGDYFRLVSREAGHQVVESHIVPDNKYAIREIVSRWIAGNSVQVVLVNGGTGFNAKNSTPEALQPLFDRDIAGFGEAFRRLSWDDIGTSTLQSRALAGLANGTLIFAVPGSTGACRLAWEQLIAPQLDARTRPCQFVPHLKPVE; from the coding sequence ATGGGCAAAACTGATTCTTCATTCATGCCGGTCAGTGTGGCTGTACTGACGGTGTCCGATCACCGGGATGCCCGCAATGACACGTCCGGCGATTATTTCCGGTTGGTCAGTCGTGAAGCCGGACATCAGGTGGTTGAATCGCACATCGTCCCGGATAACAAATATGCGATTCGTGAAATCGTGTCGCGTTGGATTGCAGGCAATTCGGTGCAAGTGGTGCTGGTGAATGGCGGCACAGGATTCAACGCAAAAAATTCGACGCCGGAAGCGCTGCAACCATTGTTTGACCGGGACATTGCGGGGTTCGGGGAAGCGTTTCGTCGCCTGTCCTGGGACGACATCGGTACCAGTACGTTACAGTCCCGCGCGCTGGCTGGCCTGGCGAACGGGACACTGATTTTTGCCGTGCCGGGCTCAACCGGTGCCTGTCGTCTGGCATGGGAACAGCTGATTGCCCCGCAATTGGATGCCCGGACGCGTCCCTGCCAGTTTGTCCCGCATCTGAAGCCGGTGGAATGA
- a CDS encoding monovalent cation:proton antiporter-2 (CPA2) family protein: MTEYLIYAFIYLIAAVIAVPLAQRFGLGSVLGYLIAGIVIGPVVGLVGEETTTIQHFAEFGVVIMLFLVGLELEPRSLWAMRHRLVGLGGLQIGLTALAFTSFGILIHLPWTLALAIGLILAMSSTAIVLQTFNEKGLGKTEGGKNAFSVLLFQDIAVIPLLALLPLLALPELIEQAQAATAAAAEHHEELSLVAGLPGWAYGLVITASIAFVVIGGHYLSRPLFRFVASSGLREIFTATALMLVLGVAILMSLVGLSPALGTFLAGVVLANSEFRHELESNIDPFKGLLLGLFFITVGAGINFDILFSKFFTVIGLTLGVIALKAFVLYMLAFIFRIRNSNRWLFTLSLAQAGEFGFVLISFTVQNHVLPPGLAQILSLVVALSMMLTPGLFILFDKVILPRFEQSSNEREADNIDEQGTVIIAGIGRFGQIINRLLIANGVKTVVLDHQSSIIDTMRRINTKAYFGDATRHDLLHTAGIEQAAMVVIAMDNPESSINLVKYIKHSYPRVKVLARAYDRGHMYRLRQAGADVIEAETYHSALEIGGAALRELGYPPRLAQQQKLAYKRVTEELSASLYEAWLGESGGGERFDNNYLKLFLQFEDRIKEEMAFERSNHESNHES; this comes from the coding sequence ATGACGGAATACCTTATCTATGCCTTTATTTATCTGATTGCTGCCGTCATTGCTGTGCCGCTTGCACAGCGTTTTGGGTTAGGTTCTGTGCTCGGCTACCTGATCGCCGGTATCGTGATTGGCCCCGTGGTTGGTCTTGTCGGCGAAGAAACCACAACCATTCAGCATTTTGCCGAGTTCGGGGTCGTGATCATGCTGTTTCTGGTCGGTCTGGAGCTGGAGCCCAGATCGCTCTGGGCCATGCGCCACCGATTAGTCGGACTCGGCGGATTGCAAATCGGTCTGACTGCCCTCGCCTTTACCAGCTTTGGTATCCTGATTCACTTGCCCTGGACACTGGCGCTGGCGATCGGGCTAATCCTTGCGATGTCATCCACCGCTATCGTCCTGCAAACCTTCAATGAAAAAGGACTCGGTAAAACGGAAGGCGGTAAAAATGCCTTTTCTGTCCTGCTGTTCCAGGATATTGCCGTCATCCCGCTACTGGCGCTGCTGCCCTTACTGGCATTGCCGGAACTAATTGAACAGGCGCAGGCTGCAACCGCTGCCGCCGCAGAGCATCATGAAGAACTGAGTCTTGTCGCGGGCTTGCCCGGCTGGGCTTATGGTCTGGTGATTACCGCTTCTATCGCCTTTGTGGTGATCGGCGGTCATTATCTCAGCAGACCCTTGTTCCGGTTTGTGGCAAGTTCAGGCTTACGTGAGATTTTCACGGCCACAGCTCTGATGCTGGTTTTAGGTGTCGCAATTTTGATGAGTCTTGTGGGACTCTCTCCGGCACTGGGCACCTTTCTGGCGGGCGTGGTCCTGGCCAACAGTGAATTCCGGCATGAGCTCGAATCCAATATTGACCCGTTCAAAGGTCTGCTGCTGGGTTTGTTTTTCATTACAGTCGGCGCCGGGATCAACTTTGACATCCTGTTCAGTAAATTCTTCACAGTCATTGGACTGACGCTGGGGGTTATCGCTTTAAAAGCCTTTGTGCTGTATATGCTGGCTTTCATCTTCCGCATCCGGAACAGCAACCGCTGGCTGTTTACCCTGAGTCTGGCGCAGGCCGGTGAATTCGGTTTTGTGCTGATCAGTTTTACCGTGCAGAACCATGTACTGCCCCCCGGACTGGCTCAGATTCTGTCGCTGGTAGTCGCCCTGTCAATGATGCTGACACCGGGACTGTTTATTCTGTTCGACAAAGTGATTCTGCCCCGCTTTGAACAGTCCTCGAATGAACGGGAAGCGGACAACATCGATGAACAAGGCACCGTCATCATCGCAGGGATTGGCCGTTTCGGCCAAATTATCAACCGCCTGCTGATTGCCAATGGGGTCAAAACTGTGGTGCTGGATCACCAGTCATCCATTATCGACACCATGCGAAGAATCAATACCAAAGCCTATTTCGGCGATGCCACCCGTCACGACCTGCTTCACACCGCTGGGATCGAGCAGGCCGCCATGGTAGTCATTGCGATGGACAATCCGGAAAGCAGCATCAATCTGGTGAAATACATCAAACACAGTTACCCCAGAGTCAAAGTGCTGGCCCGGGCCTATGACCGGGGACACATGTATCGTCTCCGTCAGGCCGGTGCCGATGTGATTGAAGCCGAAACGTATCATTCCGCACTGGAAATCGGCGGTGCAGCCCTGAGGGAACTGGGTTATCCGCCCCGGCTGGCACAACAACAGAAGCTGGCTTATAAACGGGTAACGGAAGAGCTGTCTGCCAGCCTGTATGAAGCATGGCTGGGCGAATCGGGCGGCGGTGAGCGGTTCGACAATAACTACCTCAAACTCTTCCTGCAATTTGAAGATCGAATCAAAGAAGAGATGGCGTTTGAGCGTTCGAATCATGAATCAAATCATGAGTCTTAA
- the moaA gene encoding GTP 3',8-cyclase MoaA produces MDQIVPVAQFEDTWQRQFYYLRLSVTDVCNFRCTYCLPEGYRPGHVKNKSFLTLDEIRRVTRAFAMAGTDKVRLTGGEPSLRRDFIDIIAAVRENESVRQLAMTTNGYRMARDVAAWRKAGLTSVNVSLDSLDARQFYAITGQDKFHQVMAGIDAAFDAGFEKVKVNTVLMRDINHHQLKTFLEWIRLRPIQLRFIELMETGDGGDLFRRHHISGDVIRRQLTEMGWQLQPRGRSDGPAQVFSHPDYAGEIGLIMPYDTNFCANCNRLRVSAVGQLHLCLFGDHGVPLRDLLASDDQLPELQARIADSLGQKKQTHFLHQGNTGITQNLSFIGG; encoded by the coding sequence CTGGATCAAATCGTGCCGGTGGCACAGTTTGAAGATACATGGCAGCGCCAATTTTATTATCTGCGCTTGTCCGTGACGGATGTGTGTAATTTTCGGTGCACTTATTGTTTGCCGGAGGGTTACCGGCCCGGTCACGTCAAGAATAAAAGCTTTCTGACACTGGATGAAATCCGCCGGGTGACCCGGGCGTTTGCCATGGCCGGGACAGATAAAGTTCGTCTGACCGGCGGCGAACCGTCGTTGCGCCGCGATTTTATCGACATTATCGCCGCGGTCCGTGAAAACGAATCTGTCCGGCAACTGGCGATGACGACCAATGGTTACCGGATGGCCCGGGATGTTGCGGCCTGGCGAAAAGCGGGTCTGACATCCGTCAACGTCAGCCTCGACAGTCTCGATGCCCGTCAGTTTTATGCGATCACCGGACAGGACAAATTTCATCAGGTCATGGCCGGAATTGATGCAGCCTTTGATGCCGGGTTTGAAAAGGTCAAAGTGAATACTGTGCTGATGCGGGATATCAATCACCATCAGCTAAAGACATTTTTAGAGTGGATTCGTCTCCGCCCGATTCAGTTACGCTTTATTGAGCTGATGGAAACCGGGGATGGCGGCGATCTGTTTCGCAGGCACCATATTTCCGGGGACGTCATTCGCCGCCAGCTCACCGAGATGGGATGGCAGTTGCAGCCGCGTGGCCGCAGCGATGGCCCGGCACAGGTTTTCTCACATCCGGATTATGCCGGAGAGATCGGCCTGATCATGCCTTATGACACTAATTTTTGCGCCAACTGCAACCGTCTTCGGGTTTCGGCCGTTGGTCAGCTGCACTTGTGTCTGTTTGGCGATCACGGCGTCCCGCTTCGCGATTTACTGGCGTCTGATGATCAGTTGCCTGAGTTACAGGCACGTATCGCCGATAGTCTCGGACAGAAAAAACAAACGCACTTTTTACATCAGGGGAATACAGGGATCACGCAGAACTTATCGTTTATCGGTGGCTGA
- a CDS encoding DUF2474 domain-containing protein, whose protein sequence is MKLSVVHTEHSEEIKNTPHSTEHGWKRWFWMAYLWAGSVLALALIASLIRIFMMAAGMKMH, encoded by the coding sequence ATGAAACTATCAGTGGTTCATACCGAACATTCTGAAGAGATAAAAAATACCCCCCATTCAACAGAACATGGCTGGAAACGCTGGTTCTGGATGGCTTACCTGTGGGCGGGCAGTGTGCTGGCTCTGGCCTTAATTGCCAGTTTGATCCGGATATTCATGATGGCTGCCGGCATGAAAATGCATTGA
- the moaD gene encoding molybdopterin synthase sulfur carrier subunit: MIHVLFFAQVRELTGCDALQLDAHYDSVEQLRAALAERGDRWALALEKGKLLAAVNQTMVPFDHPLKSGDEVALFPPVTGG, encoded by the coding sequence ATGATTCACGTTTTATTTTTTGCGCAGGTCCGGGAACTGACCGGATGTGATGCGCTGCAGTTGGATGCTCACTACGACAGCGTCGAACAACTGAGGGCTGCGCTGGCTGAACGGGGCGATCGCTGGGCGCTGGCGCTGGAGAAAGGCAAGCTGCTGGCGGCAGTAAACCAGACGATGGTACCGTTCGATCACCCGCTGAAATCCGGGGATGAAGTGGCTTTATTTCCGCCGGTGACCGGAGGCTGA
- a CDS encoding FdhF/YdeP family oxidoreductase, whose product MVKQRKVPGVKNYKAPAGGWGALKATAIAVRQQMDTVKAPITLLRTNQPDGFDCPGCAWPDKEHKSTFQFCENGAKAVTWEATNKRVTPEYFASHTVSTLLTYSDFELEDLGRLTHPLAYDPSTDTYQPVAWETAFERIGEILRQLSPQQVEFYTSGRASNEAAYLYQLFAREYGTNNFPDCSNMCHEPTSVGLPRSIGIGKGTVSLADFDDCELIIAIGHNPGTNHPRMMGTLHEASRRGVPIIVFNPLRERALERFADPQNMVEMATYRSTRIASSYFQVRAGGDAAALKGIMKALLEMEADSGDVLDKDFIQQHTNGFDALAEDLKTTAWTEIETISGLARDDLEMVAATYAKSNATIVSYGMGVTQHNTGTANVRLICDLLMLRGNFGKPGAGICPLRGHSNVQGNRTVGITEKPSAEFLQRLEHTFGFKPPTAQGHDAVQAMQAIVAQSSKALICLGGNLIVALPDPAQCFPAMGNMELCVYIGTKLNRTHLLVGKETFLFPCLGRTELDEQESGPQSVTVEDSMSMVHASAGKLKPASEQLRSEIAIVAGMAQATLPDSKVPWQSLTADYNQIRDLIEQTVPGFENFNERIRQPGGFRLPLPPTERIWNTASGKAEFYVFAGLLEDKQVKTSDVLRLITIRSHDQYNTTIYSLDDRYRGVFGRRDVLFMHPDDLASRGLSHGDTVDLETITQGEPMVYQGLTAIEYQIAVGSVAAYYPEANRLVPLDYIDEECGTPSYKSVPVRVRKAESSSSSTCQRSGGKAGT is encoded by the coding sequence ATGGTCAAACAACGGAAAGTCCCGGGTGTGAAAAACTATAAAGCACCGGCTGGCGGATGGGGGGCACTGAAAGCCACGGCGATAGCTGTGAGACAGCAGATGGATACCGTGAAAGCGCCCATCACGCTGCTGCGCACGAATCAGCCGGATGGCTTTGACTGTCCGGGATGCGCATGGCCGGACAAGGAACACAAATCCACCTTTCAGTTTTGTGAAAACGGCGCCAAAGCCGTGACCTGGGAAGCCACCAACAAACGGGTCACCCCTGAGTATTTCGCCAGTCATACGGTGTCGACCTTACTGACCTACAGCGATTTTGAACTGGAAGATCTGGGACGGCTGACCCATCCGCTTGCTTATGATCCCTCGACGGATACGTATCAGCCGGTGGCATGGGAAACCGCTTTTGAACGCATCGGTGAGATTTTGCGCCAACTGTCGCCACAGCAAGTTGAGTTTTACACCTCTGGCCGGGCCTCGAATGAGGCAGCATATCTCTATCAGCTGTTTGCCCGGGAATACGGGACCAATAATTTCCCGGACTGTTCCAATATGTGCCATGAACCGACGAGTGTCGGTCTGCCGCGCTCTATCGGTATCGGGAAGGGCACGGTGTCACTGGCTGATTTCGATGATTGTGAGCTGATTATTGCCATCGGACATAATCCCGGGACCAATCACCCGAGAATGATGGGAACCCTGCATGAGGCTTCGCGCCGGGGGGTACCGATCATTGTTTTCAACCCGCTCAGAGAACGGGCGCTGGAGCGTTTTGCCGACCCCCAGAATATGGTGGAAATGGCAACGTACCGTTCAACGCGGATTGCATCGTCTTACTTTCAGGTGCGGGCCGGAGGCGATGCGGCTGCGCTGAAAGGTATCATGAAAGCCTTGCTGGAGATGGAAGCCGATTCTGGGGATGTGCTGGATAAAGACTTTATTCAGCAGCACACCAATGGGTTTGATGCGCTGGCTGAGGATCTGAAGACGACAGCATGGACAGAAATAGAAACGATCAGCGGACTTGCCCGTGACGATTTAGAAATGGTTGCAGCGACTTACGCCAAATCCAATGCGACCATTGTCAGTTACGGCATGGGAGTGACACAACATAATACGGGGACTGCCAATGTCCGGCTGATTTGTGATCTGCTGATGCTTCGGGGCAATTTTGGCAAACCGGGCGCTGGGATTTGCCCGCTGCGCGGACACTCCAATGTGCAGGGGAACCGGACGGTGGGGATTACGGAAAAGCCTTCTGCTGAATTCTTACAACGCCTTGAACACACCTTTGGATTTAAGCCGCCAACGGCACAGGGTCATGACGCAGTACAGGCCATGCAGGCTATCGTGGCGCAATCTTCGAAAGCTTTGATTTGTCTGGGAGGAAACCTGATCGTTGCCTTACCGGATCCGGCGCAATGTTTTCCCGCCATGGGCAACATGGAACTCTGTGTGTATATCGGGACCAAACTGAACCGGACCCACTTGCTGGTGGGGAAAGAAACTTTTCTGTTTCCCTGTCTGGGCCGGACTGAGCTGGATGAACAGGAAAGCGGCCCGCAGTCTGTCACGGTGGAAGATTCGATGTCGATGGTTCATGCATCTGCGGGCAAGCTGAAGCCAGCCTCGGAACAGCTTCGCTCTGAAATCGCGATTGTTGCGGGGATGGCTCAGGCAACGCTGCCGGACAGCAAAGTCCCGTGGCAGTCGCTGACTGCGGACTATAACCAGATCCGTGATCTCATTGAACAAACCGTGCCGGGGTTTGAGAACTTCAATGAACGAATCCGTCAACCGGGCGGTTTCAGGCTGCCATTGCCGCCGACCGAGCGCATCTGGAACACAGCGTCAGGCAAAGCAGAATTTTATGTCTTTGCGGGATTGCTGGAAGACAAACAGGTCAAAACAAGCGATGTCCTGCGGCTCATCACCATCCGAAGCCATGATCAGTACAACACTACAATTTACTCACTGGATGACCGGTACCGTGGGGTATTCGGCCGCCGCGATGTACTTTTCATGCACCCGGACGATCTGGCCAGTCGCGGGCTGTCACATGGCGATACCGTTGATCTTGAAACCATCACACAGGGTGAACCGATGGTTTATCAGGGGCTGACTGCCATCGAATATCAAATTGCTGTCGGATCGGTTGCTGCGTATTACCCGGAAGCCAACAGACTGGTGCCATTGGACTATATCGACGAAGAGTGCGGCACGCCGTCGTACAAGTCTGTGCCGGTCAGAGTGCGGAAAGCTGAGTCCTCATCATCGAGCACGTGCCAGCGGAGCGGAGGCAAAGCTGGCACGTGA
- a CDS encoding adenosine deaminase — protein sequence MNVIKTLIVAGAAISAVGCSTILTDENQRINVVSSSDKKFTVEVDGIEQTAPGIITVKKENKDKTLLVTSEGCKQQVALNKEVEPTFFVNILSGGAFGSTTDFASEKMWRYQDTLQINCQ from the coding sequence ATGAACGTAATTAAAACTCTGATTGTTGCTGGTGCAGCGATTTCTGCTGTAGGTTGTTCTACCATTCTGACTGATGAAAACCAGCGCATTAACGTTGTTTCTTCTTCTGATAAGAAATTCACTGTTGAAGTTGATGGCATTGAGCAAACTGCACCAGGCATCATCACTGTGAAGAAAGAAAACAAAGACAAAACACTGCTCGTGACTTCTGAAGGTTGTAAGCAGCAAGTGGCACTGAACAAAGAAGTTGAGCCAACATTCTTCGTAAACATTCTGTCTGGCGGTGCATTCGGTTCAACCACAGACTTCGCTTCTGAAAAAATGTGGCGTTACCAGGATACGCTGCAAATCAACTGCCAATAA
- a CDS encoding LysR family transcriptional regulator, whose product MDIKQLKYLIALDQTRHFGQAAALCHITQPTLSMRIRNLEDELDLVLITRGQRFEGFTEEGERILAWARTLLAAHDGLQAEAASCRGQLVGSLRLGMVPLASLNPMQLLKPLSKRYPELHFQLSSLTSEQIIDHLNRNQLDLGFCYLDQVDTQFFDVIRLTATSMGLLHDVRHFQFDDADLSWEAVGRQPLGLLTKGMHYRQSIDLSFRSHDIDPHTILESDSTFQLIQAVNAGICCAIMPLRSGIEAMNEHLNIVPITDAVIHSPLGLVMRRSEPRSALADKCFAEAKGIFQASKTP is encoded by the coding sequence ATGGATATCAAACAACTGAAGTACCTGATCGCGCTGGATCAAACCCGGCATTTCGGTCAGGCGGCGGCCCTCTGCCACATTACTCAGCCCACCCTCTCGATGCGGATCCGCAATCTGGAGGACGAGCTGGATCTGGTTCTGATCACCCGCGGACAGCGATTCGAAGGGTTTACCGAAGAAGGCGAACGCATCCTGGCCTGGGCTCGAACCCTGTTAGCCGCGCATGACGGCTTACAGGCCGAAGCGGCCAGTTGCCGCGGCCAGCTGGTCGGCAGTCTGCGTCTTGGGATGGTTCCGCTGGCAAGCCTCAATCCCATGCAACTGCTGAAGCCCTTGTCCAAACGTTATCCCGAGCTGCATTTCCAGCTCAGTTCATTAACCTCAGAACAGATCATCGATCATCTCAACCGCAACCAGCTCGATCTGGGCTTTTGCTATCTCGATCAGGTCGATACCCAGTTTTTCGATGTCATCCGGCTTACCGCTACCAGCATGGGCCTGCTGCATGACGTCCGTCACTTTCAGTTCGACGATGCTGATCTCAGCTGGGAAGCCGTTGGCCGGCAACCGCTGGGGCTGCTGACCAAAGGGATGCACTACCGCCAGTCCATTGATCTCAGCTTCCGCAGTCACGACATCGACCCGCACACCATTCTGGAAAGTGATTCGACCTTTCAGCTGATTCAGGCGGTGAACGCGGGAATTTGCTGTGCCATCATGCCCCTGAGAAGCGGGATTGAGGCGATGAATGAACACCTGAACATCGTGCCCATCACCGATGCCGTCATTCATTCGCCGCTCGGACTGGTCATGCGCCGCAGCGAGCCCCGGTCCGCACTAGCCGACAAATGTTTTGCTGAAGCGAAAGGGATTTTTCAAGCTAGTAAAACGCCATAG
- the moaE gene encoding molybdopterin synthase catalytic subunit MoaE, giving the protein MLNRIRVCPEAFDIRTEHDWLAADDQDGAVVTFLGKVRHLNLGDSVSSLTLEHYPGMTEKALQQIAGQARQRWALNRITIAHRIGKLGAGENIVLVGVSSAHRGNAFAAAEFIMDYLKTRAPFWKRESTPAGDRWVDARDSDHQAAARWTTASESH; this is encoded by the coding sequence ATGTTAAACCGAATTCGGGTCTGTCCAGAAGCTTTTGATATCCGGACAGAACATGACTGGCTGGCCGCTGATGATCAGGATGGTGCCGTTGTCACTTTCCTTGGCAAAGTCCGACATCTGAATCTGGGCGATTCAGTCAGTTCGCTGACGCTGGAACATTACCCCGGCATGACGGAAAAAGCATTGCAGCAGATTGCCGGGCAAGCCCGGCAGCGTTGGGCACTGAACCGTATCACTATCGCCCATCGCATTGGAAAGCTCGGCGCAGGCGAAAACATCGTCCTGGTTGGTGTAAGCAGTGCGCATCGCGGGAACGCCTTTGCCGCTGCAGAATTCATCATGGATTATCTGAAAACCCGGGCTCCTTTCTGGAAACGGGAATCGACGCCGGCTGGCGATCGCTGGGTTGATGCCCGCGACAGTGATCATCAGGCAGCCGCACGCTGGACAACGGCCAGCGAATCGCACTGA